The sequence below is a genomic window from Barnesiella propionica.
ATCAGGTGCGTTATTTCTGCTTTTAGGTTTTCTTTACGTTTGCCGTCCATCACTCCGCAAGCTGCCAACTCCGCATAAAGGCTAATCAACTTCAAAAGTTTTTCGTTATCTCTTTTCTGTACCTGTTGTAATGTGCCGATTTGCTTGCCCTGACCATTTATCACATTGGCATGCTCGGTAAATTTATCGCTTATCCTTTGCAGAACGGCGTTGTATTTCTCCTGATTCTTCTCTAATTGTGAAAGAACAAGCGTTTCCAATGCTTTCACAATGCCATCGAAGCGGACGGCTATTGAATTGGTCGCCCGTATCATCGGGTTAAGTTCCTTTTCCTCGTAGTTCCGAATGAAACGAATAATATCATCCTGCCGTTTGTTGATTTTGGAAAGTTCGGCTTTGACCGATTCGGGGGCATCGGCAGGATTGATATTTGCCTTGTCGATATACTTGAAAGCCTGTTTCACTACTTCCGCTTTTTTCAGCGAATAGCGTTTGCTTATCTTTTCTACTAACCCGCCGGTTTCCTTGTCTATGGAAACGGTGGTAAATATGGTTTTCCTGCTGCTATTTTGCATGAGTAATTACAATTTTATAGAAATTCGTTCTATTAATCGCCTGATAATAAGCAATAAACTTAAATTGATTATTACAGGTGTCATTACAGCGGTTTAACTTAAACCGCTAAAGCCGAAGGCTTTGCCCCGCAGGGCAAGAGGGAAGAACAGGACTTGTCCAGTTCCCTCTTGCTCAATTTAGCGAAACGAGCGAAGCCGAAAGGCGTAGCTGTTTCAGCTAAATTAGGGTGATAGCACAAGGGAGTAACAGGAATGCTTCATTCCTAAATTTGCTACCTTTTGCTTTCAGAGCTGATTCTCTAATTGATTGGCTTTTTCAAACTGTTTGTAGGTTTGGAAATCGGCACGTTCACGAACGAAAGACCTAATATCACCAGCACGATAATAAGTTTTCTTTCCGATGGTAAAGAAAGGTAGTTGCCCGCTTACCCTATAACGTTGAAGAGTTCGGAAAGATACTTTCAGAAGAAAGGCTAAATCCTGATTATCGAGTATCTTTTCATTATCATCTAATACTTTATCGGTATTGATTAGGGATTTTAAGTCTTTACCTATTTCAGTGAGCTTCTTGGATAGCTTTTCCATCCACATGTCAAAGTTTTCATTGTCTATATACATTTTGCTTC
It includes:
- a CDS encoding BfmA/BtgA family mobilization protein is translated as MQNSSRKTIFTTVSIDKETGGLVEKISKRYSLKKAEVVKQAFKYIDKANINPADAPESVKAELSKINKRQDDIIRFIRNYEEKELNPMIRATNSIAVRFDGIVKALETLVLSQLEKNQEKYNAVLQRISDKFTEHANVINGQGKQIGTLQQVQKRDNEKLLKLISLYAELAACGVMDGKRKENLKAEITHLINE
- a CDS encoding helix-turn-helix domain-containing protein; the protein is MYIDNENFDMWMEKLSKKLTEIGKDLKSLINTDKVLDDNEKILDNQDLAFLLKVSFRTLQRYRVSGQLPFFTIGKKTYYRAGDIRSFVRERADFQTYKQFEKANQLENQL